One Tumebacillus sp. BK434 genomic window carries:
- a CDS encoding metallophosphoesterase, with protein sequence MNIFAIGDLHLSFANPKPMDVFGDNWSDHPEKIRAAWESAVAPEDLVLIPGDISWAMYLEEAKQDLDYVASLPGTKVMIRGNHDYWWASVSKVRKALHPSIHVLQNDAITIGDVTIAGARGWDCPGGYMFDEHDRKVYEREVLRLQMSLDAAMKQKAKHLYVMLHYPPTNEKHQSSGFLEVLAQYPVDKVIYGHLHGKEGHRHALEGVHHGIEFHLTACDYLEFAPLKLT encoded by the coding sequence ACAACTGGTCGGACCACCCGGAGAAGATCCGCGCCGCTTGGGAAAGCGCGGTCGCTCCCGAAGATCTGGTGTTGATTCCCGGCGATATCTCGTGGGCGATGTATTTAGAGGAAGCGAAGCAAGATCTCGACTATGTCGCTTCCCTGCCCGGCACGAAAGTGATGATCCGCGGCAACCACGACTACTGGTGGGCATCCGTCTCCAAAGTGCGCAAAGCGCTGCACCCGTCGATTCACGTCTTGCAAAATGACGCGATCACGATCGGCGACGTGACGATCGCCGGTGCGCGCGGCTGGGACTGCCCGGGCGGCTACATGTTCGATGAACATGACCGCAAAGTATACGAACGCGAAGTGCTGCGCCTGCAGATGTCGCTCGACGCGGCGATGAAGCAGAAGGCCAAACACCTGTATGTCATGCTGCACTACCCGCCGACCAACGAGAAGCACCAGTCCTCCGGCTTTCTGGAAGTGTTGGCACAGTATCCGGTCGACAAGGTCATCTACGGTCATCTGCATGGCAAAGAAGGACACCGCCACGCTTTGGAAGGCGTCCATCATGGCATCGAGTTCCATCTGACCGCCTGCGATTATCTCGAATTTGCCCCGCTCAAGCTCACGTAA
- a CDS encoding nitronate monooxygenase family protein: protein MKQRLLDTLGIEYPIVEGGMAYIGDGKLAAAVSNAGAFGQVGSAGRSLTDFEAEIRLAAELTSKPFGVNLPIGEHSDPRERVETILKYKDQIRAVSISAGNPRPFIPVFKEAGLPVMVVVSTAMHAAKAEQAGADILIAEGTEAGGHNGPAELTTFALIPQAVSAVTVPVIAAGGVADGRGLAAALALGAAGVQLGTLLIATEESPAHDNYKQALLAARGEDTTMMERSVGGATRVLKGSYIDEVLAFEKTCPTRETLYPYIKGEKNRLAVLEGKLEQGYAYSGQGVGLIEEILPVEQVIRKLIAEARATIAALPSL, encoded by the coding sequence ATGAAACAGCGTTTGCTTGACACTTTGGGCATTGAGTATCCGATCGTCGAAGGCGGTATGGCCTACATCGGCGACGGGAAACTGGCAGCTGCCGTCTCCAACGCCGGAGCGTTTGGCCAAGTCGGTTCGGCCGGGCGTTCGCTTACCGATTTTGAAGCGGAGATCCGGCTGGCGGCTGAGCTGACCTCGAAGCCGTTTGGCGTCAACCTGCCGATCGGCGAGCACAGCGACCCGCGTGAACGAGTGGAAACCATTTTAAAATACAAAGACCAGATTCGCGCCGTCTCGATCTCGGCGGGCAACCCGCGGCCGTTTATCCCGGTCTTCAAAGAAGCAGGTCTGCCGGTGATGGTCGTCGTCTCGACGGCGATGCATGCGGCCAAAGCGGAGCAGGCCGGGGCCGACATCCTGATCGCAGAAGGCACCGAAGCAGGCGGGCACAACGGTCCGGCAGAGCTGACCACGTTCGCGTTGATCCCGCAGGCGGTGAGCGCCGTGACCGTGCCGGTGATCGCAGCGGGCGGCGTGGCAGACGGTCGCGGCCTGGCAGCAGCTTTGGCGCTTGGCGCGGCCGGCGTGCAGTTAGGCACGCTCTTGATCGCGACCGAAGAGTCGCCCGCTCATGACAACTACAAACAGGCGCTGCTCGCCGCGCGCGGCGAAGACACGACGATGATGGAGCGCAGCGTCGGCGGCGCGACCCGCGTCCTGAAAGGCTCGTACATCGACGAAGTGCTCGCTTTTGAGAAAACGTGCCCGACGCGCGAAACGCTCTACCCGTACATCAAAGGGGAGAAGAACCGACTCGCCGTGCTCGAAGGCAAACTCGAACAGGGTTATGCCTACAGCGGCCAAGGCGTCGGCCTGATCGAGGAGATCCTGCCGGTCGAGCAAGTGATCCGCAAGCTGATCGCCGAGGCGCGGGCGACGATCGCAGCATTGCCGTCCCTGTAA
- the folE gene encoding GTP cyclohydrolase I FolE, with amino-acid sequence MAFDFDKAQVAVRMLLEAVGEDPNREGLLDTPKRVAKMYAEVFEGLGKNPEDELSAIFNEMHEEVVIVKDIPFFSMCEHHLVPFYGKAHVAYIPRNGQVTGLSKLARVVETVARQPQLQERITSTVADTLVNKLNPHGVAVIVEAEHMCMTMRGVKKPGASTITTSVRGIYQESSEARAEVFSLMRG; translated from the coding sequence ATGGCATTTGATTTCGATAAAGCACAAGTGGCAGTTCGCATGTTGTTGGAAGCGGTCGGGGAAGACCCGAATCGCGAAGGTCTGCTCGACACGCCGAAGCGCGTGGCGAAGATGTATGCGGAAGTGTTTGAAGGTCTTGGCAAGAATCCGGAAGATGAGCTTTCGGCGATCTTCAATGAAATGCACGAAGAAGTCGTCATCGTCAAGGACATCCCGTTCTTCTCGATGTGCGAACACCACCTCGTGCCGTTCTACGGCAAGGCTCACGTGGCGTACATCCCCCGCAACGGCCAAGTGACCGGCCTGTCCAAGCTCGCGCGAGTTGTCGAGACGGTCGCCCGCCAGCCGCAGCTGCAAGAGCGCATCACCTCGACAGTGGCCGACACATTGGTCAACAAGCTCAACCCGCACGGTGTTGCGGTCATCGTAGAAGCAGAACATATGTGCATGACGATGCGCGGCGTTAAGAAACCGGGCGCTTCGACGATCACCACCTCGGTGCGCGGCATCTATCAAGAGTCTTCCGAAGCGCGTGCGGAAGTGTTTTCGCTGATGCGCGGCTAA
- a CDS encoding PBP1A family penicillin-binding protein encodes MGKKILRSILIAFLVTGIAVILIGCSIALPTFDKSKLEIEYKTSYIYDRDGNEIMQFQSVAGEAAKLSEIPKDLQNAIVAVEDNRFKNHNGVDFRAIGRAVYRDIITGSKAEGGSTITQQLAKNVYLSHEKTFTRKVKEISMAAQIERNYSKDDILEMYFNRITFAGNVTGVKYAAEVYFDKGDRMEELTLAESALLAGLPNAPSAYNPRANPELSIERRNIVLDQMLKYGYINQDKYDAAITEPLQLSEKPGDDIKGMDQEVKYPYYLDYVLEEASKKLGIDAEQVLRGGVKVYTNLDPKLQDTLQNAYKDPNNFPNNAADGTWAQSASVIVDPETGGVLALVGGRDKPDLEHTPQAVLNRASMAKVRPGSSFKPIMVYGPAIDTGKYSPSTILNNKAGTEFPGGYKPNNWKLWPKDKVSMNEAVIWSLNIPAVSLLNDMGVDVGYDYATKKFGIPLKQEDSQRLGVALGDVDVTPLDLAGAYTAFANNGVRTEPFAIREIQNAEGETLASIDVKTHQAIKPDTAKTITRMLKDAVEQGTGTSARISGRDVAGKTGTTEMGQTGGNRDAWFTGYTPGYVMVTWMGFDQSDEQHYLASQGSEIPSALFSKVMSQGLQGRPAPRFDLNVSNKPVEEEKDDKAKAIISDLTAKLQGNKAVLTWSPVDVKDAKYFLFRAEKNPNGTVSNSGGIGELTKPGYTDATIQPGKTYLYSVVVMKGSEKLSDSNFAQLTVPGQEPTNPQEPTNPTGPGTPGGPSGGGTTTPTQPGTPGTTPTVPPGNNDTPTQPGGTTPPAQPGTGSGESGGGTGGGDTTQPNTPGSGT; translated from the coding sequence GTGGGGAAAAAAATCTTACGGAGCATCTTGATTGCCTTTTTGGTAACCGGCATTGCTGTGATTCTGATCGGATGCAGCATTGCGCTCCCGACATTTGATAAATCGAAGCTGGAGATCGAGTACAAGACCTCGTACATCTATGACCGGGACGGAAATGAGATCATGCAGTTCCAATCGGTGGCCGGTGAAGCGGCAAAGCTAAGCGAGATACCGAAAGATCTGCAGAATGCGATCGTCGCTGTCGAGGACAATCGCTTTAAAAATCACAACGGCGTCGACTTCCGGGCGATCGGACGCGCGGTCTACCGCGACATCATCACCGGATCGAAAGCGGAAGGCGGCTCGACGATCACGCAGCAGCTTGCCAAAAACGTCTATCTTTCGCATGAGAAGACATTTACCCGCAAAGTCAAAGAGATCTCGATGGCGGCGCAGATCGAACGCAATTATTCCAAAGACGACATCTTGGAAATGTACTTTAACCGCATCACGTTCGCAGGCAATGTGACCGGTGTGAAATACGCAGCAGAAGTGTATTTTGACAAAGGCGACCGCATGGAAGAGCTGACCCTGGCCGAAAGCGCCCTCCTGGCCGGGCTTCCGAACGCGCCGAGCGCGTACAACCCGCGGGCCAACCCGGAGCTGTCGATCGAGCGCCGCAACATCGTGCTCGACCAGATGCTCAAGTACGGATACATCAACCAAGACAAGTATGACGCAGCGATCACCGAACCGCTGCAGCTGTCCGAAAAACCGGGCGATGACATCAAAGGCATGGACCAGGAAGTCAAATATCCGTACTACCTCGACTACGTGCTGGAAGAGGCATCGAAGAAGCTGGGCATCGACGCGGAGCAGGTGCTGCGCGGCGGGGTGAAGGTGTACACCAACCTCGATCCGAAACTGCAGGACACCTTGCAAAACGCGTACAAAGACCCGAACAACTTCCCGAACAACGCGGCTGACGGCACGTGGGCGCAGTCGGCGTCTGTCATCGTCGATCCGGAGACGGGCGGCGTGCTGGCGCTGGTCGGCGGACGCGACAAGCCGGATTTGGAGCACACTCCGCAGGCGGTGCTCAACCGCGCTTCGATGGCGAAAGTCCGTCCGGGCTCGTCGTTCAAGCCGATCATGGTCTACGGTCCGGCGATCGACACCGGCAAATATTCGCCGTCGACCATCCTGAACAACAAGGCGGGCACCGAGTTCCCGGGCGGCTACAAGCCGAACAACTGGAAGTTGTGGCCGAAGGACAAAGTGTCGATGAACGAAGCGGTGATCTGGTCGCTGAACATCCCGGCCGTCTCTCTGCTCAATGACATGGGCGTAGATGTGGGGTATGACTACGCAACGAAGAAATTTGGGATTCCGCTCAAGCAAGAGGATTCTCAGCGCCTCGGCGTGGCGCTTGGCGACGTCGATGTCACGCCGCTTGACCTGGCCGGCGCTTACACTGCGTTTGCCAACAACGGCGTGCGCACCGAGCCGTTTGCGATCCGCGAGATTCAGAACGCGGAGGGCGAAACGCTCGCTTCGATCGACGTGAAAACGCATCAGGCGATCAAGCCGGATACGGCAAAGACGATCACCCGCATGCTGAAAGACGCGGTCGAGCAGGGCACCGGCACCAGCGCCCGCATCTCCGGCCGCGACGTCGCCGGCAAGACCGGCACGACCGAGATGGGCCAGACGGGCGGCAACCGCGACGCTTGGTTCACCGGGTACACGCCGGGTTATGTGATGGTGACGTGGATGGGCTTCGACCAGTCGGACGAACAGCATTATCTCGCCAGCCAAGGCTCGGAGATTCCGTCCGCGCTGTTCTCGAAAGTCATGTCGCAAGGCCTGCAGGGCCGTCCGGCACCGCGCTTTGACCTGAACGTCTCCAACAAGCCGGTCGAAGAAGAGAAAGATGACAAAGCGAAGGCGATCATCAGCGACCTGACTGCCAAGCTGCAAGGCAACAAGGCGGTGCTGACTTGGTCGCCGGTCGATGTGAAAGATGCGAAATACTTCCTGTTCCGAGCCGAAAAGAATCCGAACGGCACGGTGTCCAACTCCGGCGGAATCGGCGAGCTGACCAAGCCGGGCTATACGGACGCCACCATCCAGCCAGGCAAGACGTACCTCTATTCGGTCGTCGTGATGAAAGGCAGTGAGAAGCTGTCCGACTCCAACTTTGCTCAGCTGACCGTGCCGGGACAGGAGCCGACGAATCCGCAGGAGCCGACGAATCCGACCGGGCCGGGTACTCCGGGTGGTCCAAGCGGCGGCGGCACGACCACGCCGACGCAGCCTGGCACACCGGGGACCACCCCGACCGTACCGCCGGGCAACAATGATACGCCGACCCAGCCGGGCGGCACGACTCCGCCGGCCCAGCCAGGCACGGGGAGCGGTGAGTCCGGAGGCGGCACCGGCGGTGGCGACACCACGCAGCCGAACACACCGGGCAGCGGTACCTGA
- a CDS encoding cold-shock protein: protein MQGKVGKVKWFNAEKGYGFIEHEDGGDVFVHFSAIQTEGFKTLEEGQSVSFDIVDGARGPQAANVVKL, encoded by the coding sequence ATGCAAGGTAAAGTAGGTAAAGTGAAATGGTTCAACGCTGAAAAAGGTTACGGTTTCATCGAGCACGAAGACGGCGGAGACGTATTCGTTCATTTCTCCGCGATCCAAACCGAAGGCTTCAAAACCCTCGAAGAAGGTCAATCCGTTTCCTTCGACATCGTCGATGGCGCTCGCGGTCCGCAAGCAGCAAACGTAGTCAAGCTGTAA
- a CDS encoding SDR family oxidoreductase, with the protein MLQNQIVLITGASSGIGRDAALQFAKHGATPVLAARSIDKLQALSEEIKQRYNIDAPFYALDVTEEENVNRVVEDVLKRFTRIDVLMNNSGYGFFKSTEDIAMEEVEGMMNVNYFGLVRMTKAVLPSMKQRGSGHIINIASLASFMAGQKHGAYAATKHAVMGFSDALRYELRGTGVTLSTINPGPVETPFFDKADRSSVPQIVRFLKPDEVAATVLKAAVQKKPLYVLPKSGYIPVKLRHLFPRLYDWAMSSAK; encoded by the coding sequence ATGCTGCAAAACCAAATCGTCCTGATCACCGGCGCATCCAGCGGCATCGGCCGGGACGCTGCGCTGCAGTTCGCCAAGCATGGCGCCACCCCTGTGCTGGCTGCCCGCTCGATCGACAAGCTGCAGGCGCTCTCGGAGGAGATCAAGCAGCGCTACAACATCGACGCGCCGTTTTACGCGCTCGATGTCACCGAGGAGGAAAACGTGAACCGGGTGGTCGAAGATGTGCTGAAGCGCTTCACCCGGATCGATGTTCTCATGAACAACTCCGGCTACGGCTTTTTCAAATCGACGGAAGACATCGCGATGGAAGAGGTCGAAGGCATGATGAACGTCAATTATTTCGGCCTCGTGCGGATGACCAAAGCGGTGCTGCCGTCGATGAAACAGCGGGGCAGCGGGCACATCATCAACATCGCCTCGCTGGCCTCCTTCATGGCCGGCCAGAAGCACGGAGCGTATGCGGCGACCAAACATGCGGTGATGGGCTTCTCCGATGCGCTGCGCTACGAGCTGCGCGGCACCGGGGTGACCTTGTCCACGATCAACCCGGGACCGGTGGAGACTCCGTTCTTTGACAAGGCGGATCGCAGCAGCGTGCCGCAGATCGTCCGTTTTTTGAAGCCGGATGAGGTGGCGGCGACGGTGCTGAAGGCGGCCGTGCAGAAAAAGCCGCTTTACGTGCTCCCGAAATCGGGCTACATCCCGGTCAAACTGCGCCATCTGTTCCCGCGCCTGTACGACTGGGCGATGAGCAGCGCTAAATAA
- a CDS encoding rhodanese-like domain-containing protein — MAKEIDGIRQVDAAELQGLLEAAKEGKVKLIDVREPYEYNAGHIPGVPLIPMNDIPGKMSELSKEEEYIFICRSGNRSHQVSRYLKMNGFDKVTNFYGGMLSWSGPTKPGMDE, encoded by the coding sequence ATGGCTAAGGAAATCGACGGCATCCGTCAGGTGGATGCTGCAGAATTGCAGGGCTTGTTAGAGGCAGCGAAGGAAGGCAAGGTCAAGCTGATCGACGTGCGGGAGCCGTATGAGTACAACGCGGGCCATATTCCGGGCGTGCCGCTGATCCCGATGAACGACATTCCGGGCAAGATGTCCGAACTGAGCAAAGAGGAAGAGTATATCTTCATCTGCCGCAGCGGCAACCGCAGCCACCAGGTCTCCCGCTATCTGAAGATGAACGGGTTCGACAAGGTGACCAACTTCTACGGCGGCATGCTGTCCTGGAGCGGTCCGACGAAGCCGGGCATGGACGAATAA
- the cysK gene encoding cysteine synthase A, with protein sequence MKIVHNMAELIGETPVVKLSRLLQGEMADIYVKLEMFNPSRSVKDRAASNMIAEAEAYGRLKPGATIIEPTSGNTGIGLAMVAAAKGYRAIMVMPDTATKERIAILKAYGAEVVLTPGKQRMNGAVAKAEHLAAQIPNSFIPMQFENFSNPNVHRTTTAREIYQQMEGRLDAFVATAGTGGTITGTGETLKELIPGIKVYVVEPESSAVLSGEPPGPHKIVGTSPGFVPPILNRNVYDEIFKISCQDAQETTRALARKEGILVGTSAGAAVHTALKVAQRLGPGKRVLCIAPDTGERYLTSDLFAVDEEE encoded by the coding sequence ATGAAAATCGTACATAACATGGCAGAATTGATCGGCGAAACGCCGGTCGTCAAGCTGTCCCGCCTGCTGCAGGGCGAGATGGCCGACATCTATGTAAAATTGGAGATGTTCAATCCCAGCCGCAGCGTCAAAGACCGCGCTGCGTCCAATATGATCGCGGAGGCGGAAGCGTACGGACGGCTCAAGCCGGGCGCGACGATCATCGAGCCGACCAGCGGCAATACGGGGATCGGCCTCGCGATGGTGGCGGCAGCAAAGGGCTACCGGGCGATCATGGTCATGCCCGACACCGCGACCAAGGAGCGCATCGCGATCCTCAAGGCGTACGGCGCCGAGGTGGTGCTGACGCCGGGCAAGCAGCGAATGAACGGCGCGGTGGCCAAAGCGGAGCATTTGGCGGCGCAGATTCCGAACAGCTTCATCCCGATGCAGTTTGAGAATTTCTCCAATCCGAACGTGCATCGCACAACGACCGCCCGCGAGATCTATCAGCAGATGGAGGGGCGGCTTGACGCGTTTGTCGCCACCGCCGGAACGGGTGGGACGATCACCGGGACGGGCGAGACGCTCAAGGAGCTGATCCCGGGCATCAAAGTATATGTCGTGGAACCGGAGTCCTCGGCCGTCTTGTCGGGCGAACCGCCCGGCCCGCACAAGATCGTCGGCACGTCCCCGGGCTTTGTGCCGCCGATCTTAAACCGGAACGTCTATGATGAAATCTTCAAGATCTCCTGCCAGGACGCGCAGGAGACAACGCGAGCCCTCGCCCGCAAGGAAGGCATCCTCGTCGGCACCTCGGCGGGAGCTGCTGTCCATACGGCGCTGAAAGTCGCGCAACGGCTCGGCCCCGGCAAGCGGGTGCTGTGCATCGCGCCCGATACGGGGGAGCGTTATTTGACGAGCGATCTGTTCGCAGTTGATGAGGAGGAGTAA
- a CDS encoding C40 family peptidase, giving the protein MNKRQHFNSVWLCTLLICALVLSGPQVSIPALAHGLSQPTAGQAEHSLVLRTEQGQFGVTYQDRQGAGHKELQAQDRQLAEEKRLAREEKLRMKNLLASRSIHLAQYAKWVKAQQGLSVARDAESFVGAPYVWGGTTPQGFDCSGFTQYVFAQHGVAVPRNSYDQFDAGRPVAEQELQPGDLVFFTTYAPGPSHLGIYVGEGKFVHALNNNTGVITSTLDNDYYKNRFLGAKRVI; this is encoded by the coding sequence ATGAACAAGCGTCAGCATTTCAATTCCGTTTGGCTTTGCACCCTCCTCATCTGCGCGCTCGTCCTCTCCGGGCCGCAAGTGAGCATTCCCGCACTGGCCCATGGCCTGTCGCAGCCGACAGCGGGCCAGGCAGAACATTCGCTGGTTTTGCGCACCGAACAAGGACAGTTCGGCGTTACATATCAAGATCGACAAGGAGCGGGGCATAAAGAGCTGCAGGCACAAGACCGGCAGCTGGCAGAGGAAAAGCGCCTCGCCCGCGAAGAGAAGCTTCGCATGAAAAATCTGCTCGCCTCGCGCTCGATTCACCTCGCCCAATATGCGAAATGGGTGAAAGCGCAGCAAGGACTGAGCGTCGCCCGCGACGCGGAAAGCTTCGTCGGCGCGCCTTATGTCTGGGGCGGCACCACGCCGCAGGGCTTTGACTGCTCCGGCTTCACGCAGTATGTGTTCGCGCAGCACGGCGTGGCGGTGCCGCGCAATTCCTATGATCAATTTGACGCGGGCAGGCCGGTGGCGGAGCAGGAACTGCAGCCGGGTGATCTCGTCTTCTTCACCACCTATGCGCCGGGCCCCTCGCACCTCGGCATCTACGTCGGAGAAGGAAAATTCGTCCATGCGCTCAACAACAACACAGGCGTCATCACCTCGACGCTCGACAACGATTACTATAAGAACCGTTTTCTCGGAGCCAAACGCGTGATTTGA
- a CDS encoding Lin0512 family protein, which yields MNVVFIEIGMGVDLHGQDATSAAVRACKNAIGTNSMPGIRSILPEGDINNMKVRVKLGVPVPAEQVDIDKVKATFPYGQVSVEIVPGGLICSSGVVLPDKGDVNDEVIVVNAAVEVGY from the coding sequence ATGAACGTGGTCTTTATCGAAATCGGAATGGGTGTCGACCTGCACGGGCAGGATGCGACGTCTGCTGCTGTGCGCGCCTGCAAAAATGCGATCGGCACCAACTCGATGCCGGGCATCCGCAGCATCCTGCCGGAGGGCGACATCAACAATATGAAAGTGCGGGTCAAGCTCGGCGTTCCCGTTCCGGCAGAGCAAGTGGACATTGACAAGGTAAAAGCGACTTTTCCCTATGGACAGGTCTCGGTGGAAATCGTGCCGGGCGGTCTGATCTGCTCGAGCGGCGTCGTGCTGCCCGACAAAGGGGATGTCAACGATGAAGTGATCGTCGTCAACGCGGCGGTGGAAGTCGGCTACTAA
- a CDS encoding DNA methyltransferase → MATPAIMNQSPIRSHEAVRSAQLDLLHPDWNFPQSAREEAGAFALSFSPALVRYLIDSHSRPGDTVLDAFAGSGSTVFESLLMGREAIGVDCNRHMLDAALRRMEVFAENNSPTLLCGDARKLSHLIGEESVDLVVTQPPYGSTYRFSSNNPDDLSLLSSRDFLLAIEQVASELHTVMKPGGICALLIGDIKEHGRMLPLGFQFIHRFLSRGFSVKDIYDSRTPVYKLPVPLHNHEYLFIFQKKQKAPKHSR, encoded by the coding sequence ATGGCAACTCCCGCAATTATGAACCAATCCCCCATTCGTTCACATGAGGCAGTCCGCAGTGCGCAGCTCGATCTGCTGCATCCGGACTGGAATTTCCCCCAATCCGCGCGGGAGGAGGCCGGTGCCTTCGCTCTCTCCTTTTCCCCCGCTCTGGTACGATATCTGATCGATTCGCACTCTCGTCCCGGCGACACGGTGCTCGATGCGTTTGCCGGGTCTGGCAGCACAGTTTTCGAGTCGCTCCTGATGGGACGCGAGGCGATTGGCGTCGACTGCAACCGACACATGCTCGACGCGGCATTGCGGCGCATGGAAGTCTTCGCAGAGAACAATTCCCCCACCCTGCTCTGCGGAGACGCCCGCAAGCTCAGCCATCTCATCGGCGAAGAGTCGGTCGACCTCGTCGTCACACAGCCGCCGTACGGCAGCACCTACCGTTTTTCCTCCAACAATCCGGACGATCTGTCCTTGCTCTCTTCCCGCGATTTTCTGCTCGCGATCGAACAGGTTGCTTCTGAGCTGCACACCGTTATGAAGCCCGGCGGCATCTGCGCCTTGCTGATCGGTGACATCAAAGAACATGGCCGCATGTTGCCGCTCGGCTTCCAGTTTATCCATCGCTTCCTCTCCCGCGGCTTTTCTGTCAAAGACATCTACGATTCCCGCACCCCTGTCTACAAGTTACCCGTCCCGCTCCACAATCATGAATATCTCTTCATCTTCCAGAAAAAACAAAAAGCGCCGAAGCACTCCCGCTAA
- the nth gene encoding endonuclease III produces the protein MKKAEVPVLIQHLKEMYPDAHCELVHNNPFELLIAVVLSAQCTDKLVNEVTPGLFAKYPKPEDYLNVTQAEMEDAIRRIGLFRNKAKNILETCRRLFEEQGGQVPNDYEYLVSLPGVGRKTANVVLSTAFGVPAIAVDTHVDRLSHRLGLTKAENVLQTEHDLMKKLPKEEWTFTHHALILHGRRVCAARSPKCEICPLQSICDHYKKETKKAAKQTRKKAEV, from the coding sequence ATGAAAAAAGCAGAAGTGCCCGTTTTGATTCAACATTTAAAAGAGATGTACCCGGATGCTCACTGTGAGCTGGTGCACAACAACCCGTTTGAACTGCTGATCGCGGTGGTGCTGTCTGCGCAGTGCACAGATAAGCTGGTGAATGAAGTGACGCCCGGCTTGTTTGCCAAGTATCCCAAGCCGGAAGACTATCTGAACGTCACCCAAGCGGAGATGGAAGATGCGATCCGGCGTATTGGACTGTTTCGAAACAAGGCGAAGAATATCCTCGAGACTTGCCGGAGACTGTTCGAAGAGCAGGGTGGACAAGTACCTAACGATTATGAGTATCTCGTCAGTTTGCCGGGAGTGGGGCGCAAAACGGCCAATGTGGTGCTCAGCACGGCGTTTGGCGTGCCGGCGATTGCGGTCGATACGCACGTGGATCGCCTGTCCCATCGCTTAGGCCTGACCAAGGCGGAAAATGTGTTGCAGACAGAACACGACCTGATGAAGAAACTGCCGAAGGAAGAATGGACTTTTACCCATCATGCGCTGATTCTGCATGGCAGACGCGTTTGTGCAGCCAGAAGCCCAAAATGTGAGATCTGTCCTCTGCAGTCGATCTGTGATCACTATAAAAAAGAAACCAAGAAAGCGGCGAAGCAAACCCGTAAAAAGGCAGAAGTATGA
- a CDS encoding MFS transporter, which yields MTRLRDAVNTYPKILWFLAFGGFLNVAGLSFIWPLNSIYISGELGRPLTVAGVVLLLHSAGASIGQLTGGTLFDKIGGRPVLLLGLFSSATLMCLIGLFDSWPLYVTVMFLYGFTASLTFPALNALAAKSWPEGGRRAFNFIYVANNLGVAVGTAAGGLVASYSFKLAFFSAGVTFLLFAVFVLFKIHDRPTTQEAQAAQAAQAASVNETAAAGVRIEPKIPWVPVMSLFVGFLTIWIVYVQWQTSISVHMQENGIALSMYSLLWTINGVLIFAGQPLLAYIVKFFKSLSSQMYLGTALFLLCYAILLTADSYWVFLLGMIILTFGEMLLWPGIPAAVAQLSPPSRAGFLQGLIGSASTAGRMLGPMLGGLLYDNTSFSTLLLVMLLLHALPTAAFILYARTHQKERT from the coding sequence ATGACTCGACTTCGCGATGCGGTGAATACTTATCCGAAAATCTTATGGTTTTTGGCATTCGGTGGATTTTTGAACGTAGCCGGATTGTCTTTTATCTGGCCCCTGAACTCGATCTACATCTCCGGTGAGTTGGGCCGCCCGCTCACCGTCGCCGGGGTCGTACTGCTGCTGCACTCGGCCGGCGCGTCGATCGGGCAATTGACCGGTGGCACACTGTTCGATAAGATCGGCGGCCGCCCCGTGCTCCTGCTCGGGCTGTTCTCCTCCGCCACACTGATGTGCTTGATCGGCTTGTTCGACTCTTGGCCGCTGTATGTCACGGTGATGTTCCTGTACGGGTTTACGGCCTCCCTCACCTTCCCGGCGCTGAACGCATTGGCCGCCAAGTCGTGGCCGGAAGGGGGACGCCGCGCGTTCAACTTCATCTATGTGGCAAACAACCTCGGCGTGGCCGTCGGTACGGCAGCAGGCGGGCTGGTCGCCTCCTATTCCTTCAAGCTGGCCTTCTTCTCGGCCGGGGTGACGTTCTTGCTGTTCGCCGTGTTTGTGCTGTTTAAGATCCACGACCGGCCGACTACTCAAGAGGCGCAGGCAGCCCAAGCGGCGCAGGCAGCTTCGGTCAATGAAACGGCGGCGGCTGGCGTGCGCATCGAGCCCAAGATTCCGTGGGTGCCGGTGATGTCGCTATTTGTCGGCTTCCTGACGATCTGGATCGTCTACGTGCAGTGGCAGACCTCGATCTCCGTTCACATGCAGGAAAACGGCATCGCACTGTCGATGTACAGCCTATTGTGGACGATCAACGGGGTGCTGATCTTTGCCGGTCAGCCCCTGCTCGCCTATATCGTCAAGTTTTTCAAGAGCTTATCCTCACAGATGTACCTCGGCACCGCGCTGTTCCTGCTCTGTTACGCAATTTTGCTGACGGCCGATTCCTACTGGGTCTTTCTGCTTGGGATGATCATCCTGACCTTTGGTGAGATGCTGCTGTGGCCGGGCATCCCGGCTGCTGTCGCCCAGCTCTCTCCGCCTTCCCGTGCGGGCTTCCTGCAAGGACTGATCGGCAGCGCGTCCACCGCCGGACGCATGCTCGGGCCGATGCTCGGCGGACTGCTCTACGACAACACCTCGTTCTCCACCCTGCTGCTGGTGATGCTGCTCCTGCATGCTCTGCCGACCGCCGCGTTCATCCTGTATGCGCGGACACACCAAAAAGAACGGACCTGA